The following are from one region of the Ignavibacteriales bacterium genome:
- a CDS encoding MBL fold metallo-hydrolase, with translation MKKKIFIGIGISVLVILIGAVIVLYPMIRFMTQKEIVQIDPTLTLVLGGGGNSGIIIGDSAVVVIDTKMMGNSEDLYKLAKERTGQKPIIVINTHYHKDHVSGNKFYKGSKIYIGSYGKEFLLKNIDAENQPTDFVKDSLVIDLGNEKVHLYNIGQGHTTNDLVVYLSNRHILFTGDLVFYRINPVLKKESGANVSRWICLLDTIVSRWGDSKIVPGHGQVGDKELVITLRQYFVDMTAAVTDPSKKDKYKDWLTMPGMASPEKTVEFIRNSGEKK, from the coding sequence ATGAAGAAGAAAATATTTATCGGCATCGGAATATCAGTGCTCGTCATACTCATAGGTGCAGTCATCGTATTGTATCCTATGATCCGTTTTATGACACAGAAAGAAATTGTCCAGATTGATCCAACGCTGACATTGGTATTGGGTGGTGGCGGCAACAGCGGTATTATTATTGGCGATAGTGCTGTTGTTGTTATCGATACAAAAATGATGGGCAATTCAGAAGACCTGTACAAGCTTGCAAAGGAAAGAACGGGTCAAAAACCTATAATCGTGATTAACACACATTATCACAAAGATCACGTAAGTGGAAACAAGTTCTACAAGGGAAGTAAAATCTATATCGGGAGTTATGGAAAAGAATTTCTTCTAAAAAATATCGATGCAGAGAATCAACCGACAGATTTTGTGAAGGACAGTCTCGTGATCGATCTTGGTAATGAGAAAGTGCATCTTTATAATATTGGCCAAGGTCATACCACGAACGATCTTGTAGTTTATCTATCCAATCGCCATATTCTCTTTACTGGAGATTTAGTATTCTATCGAATCAATCCTGTTTTAAAGAAGGAGAGTGGAGCAAATGTTTCTCGTTGGATATGTTTATTGGATACCATTGTAAGCCGATGGGGAGACAGTAAAATTGTTCCCGGGCATGGACAGGTTGGTGACAAAGAATTAGTGATTACATTGCGTCAATATTTTGTCGATATGACTGCTGCTGTCACAGATCCAAGTAAAAAAGATAAATATAAGGATTGGTTGACAATGCCAGGGATGGCATCACCGGAAAAGACAGTCGAGTTTATAAGAAATTCTGGGGAGAAGAAGTAA
- a CDS encoding redoxin domain-containing protein, with product MIKINAPAPDFTEDAYISDQIKKISLKDYRGKWVILFFYPADFTFVCPTELGELADHYAEIKAEGTEVISVSVDTGFVHKAWHDTSDTIKKITYPMLADPARRVSSAYGTLIEDEGLSLRGTFLIDPQGVLKAYEIHDNSIGRSIDELIRKLQAAKFVAEHGGEVCPMNWKPGAKTLKPGLDLVGKI from the coding sequence ATGATTAAGATTAACGCACCAGCACCCGACTTTACTGAAGATGCTTATATCAGCGATCAAATTAAAAAGATCTCGCTTAAGGATTATCGAGGCAAATGGGTCATTCTATTTTTCTATCCGGCGGATTTTACTTTTGTGTGCCCAACAGAACTTGGAGAATTGGCGGATCATTATGCCGAAATAAAAGCAGAGGGCACGGAAGTAATTTCGGTCAGTGTCGATACAGGCTTTGTGCATAAGGCTTGGCATGATACTTCTGACACCATCAAGAAAATTACATATCCGATGCTTGCCGATCCGGCACGGCGTGTTTCCTCTGCATACGGTACACTTATTGAAGACGAAGGACTGTCACTGCGCGGAACATTTCTCATCGATCCGCAGGGTGTTTTGAAAGCGTACGAAATTCATGACAACAGTATTGGCAGAAGCATTGATGAACTTATTCGCAAATTGCAGGCGGCAAAATTTGTAGCCGAGCATGGCGGTGAAGTCTGTCCAATGAATTGGAAACCCGGAGCAAAAACTCTTAAGCCGGGATTAGATTTGGTCGGAAAAATTTAG
- the rodA gene encoding rod shape-determining protein RodA, which produces MFSYLKEYFDFRACLICLALVIIGLMSIYSATFDINNATNFYRQALWAGIGFIVMMVTAFIPLRTVQRLSFAFYFSTLAVLFIVLVVGSTVKGSKSWFGVGGIGGQPSEFAKIATVLAFASYLSKTDVSISQIKHLVVALCIFAMPMFLILAEPDLGTTIVFFATLLPLLYWAGVSNFILIAILVPILVALGALLGTAQFLIASILGATLLYIFRANRFAFAVAFAIALAIGLSVQIMYEHMHVYQQKRITTFLNPEADQLGAGYNVVQSKIAIGSGGFRGKGFLKGTQTQLNYIPEQWTDFIFCVQGEEFGFLGASLVLVLFAALSLHGLKVANISKNKFGSLSAIGITGILTTHTVINTGMAMGMMPVIGLPLPFMSYGGSALIANMTMVGLLMNFYANRKEY; this is translated from the coding sequence ATGTTTTCTTACTTGAAAGAATATTTTGATTTCCGTGCATGCCTCATCTGTCTTGCTTTGGTGATCATTGGCTTGATGTCAATCTATAGCGCAACATTTGACATCAACAATGCGACAAATTTCTATAGACAGGCCCTCTGGGCTGGAATTGGCTTCATCGTCATGATGGTTACAGCTTTCATTCCTCTTCGCACTGTACAGCGTTTATCGTTCGCATTTTATTTTTCAACGCTTGCTGTACTTTTCATTGTTCTTGTGGTTGGCAGTACAGTCAAAGGATCGAAAAGCTGGTTTGGTGTCGGCGGTATCGGAGGACAACCATCTGAGTTTGCGAAGATTGCAACCGTGCTCGCATTTGCATCGTATCTTTCAAAAACAGATGTTTCTATTTCGCAGATTAAACATCTTGTCGTAGCGTTGTGCATCTTTGCTATGCCCATGTTCCTCATCCTTGCAGAGCCCGATCTTGGAACAACCATTGTATTTTTTGCAACACTGCTGCCGCTTCTTTACTGGGCAGGCGTTTCAAATTTTATTCTTATTGCCATTCTCGTCCCGATTCTTGTTGCATTGGGCGCGCTCTTAGGCACGGCACAATTTCTCATTGCATCGATTCTCGGAGCGACCTTATTATATATCTTCCGTGCGAATCGATTCGCATTTGCGGTTGCTTTCGCGATTGCTCTTGCCATCGGACTTTCAGTGCAAATTATGTACGAGCACATGCATGTATATCAACAAAAAAGAATTACGACATTTCTCAATCCTGAAGCCGACCAATTGGGTGCTGGATACAATGTCGTACAGTCGAAAATTGCCATCGGCTCCGGCGGATTTAGGGGGAAAGGTTTTTTAAAAGGAACGCAAACACAGCTTAATTACATTCCTGAACAATGGACAGATTTTATTTTCTGCGTTCAGGGAGAAGAGTTTGGGTTTCTCGGCGCTTCTTTGGTCTTAGTCTTGTTTGCGGCATTATCGTTACACGGATTGAAGGTGGCGAATATTTCTAAAAATAAATTCGGAAGTTTATCGGCAATTGGTATTACCGGCATTCTCACGACGCATACAGTCATAAACACCGGTATGGCCATGGGAATGATGCCGGTCATCGGCCTGCCGCTTCCTTTTATGAGTTACGGCGGCTCTGCGCTTATCGCAAATATGACGATGGTCGGTTTGCTGATGAACTTCTATGCCAATAGAAAAGAATATTGA
- the mrdA gene encoding penicillin-binding protein 2: MINVEEIGAPLRKRVLTIIIVSAFVFLVLRLYQLQLLYHTEFGRKSDENSVRTIIKEPVRGYMFDRNGLLVVDDGPAYSITVTPATFDTMALSFFSSLLQMEPLVIQERLNRGRIYSRFSPVRIKRDVDFKTLTAVEENLYQLSGVSYEIESKRIYPFNVRAPHLLGYCKEITDAQLAKVGSAYQQGDIIGSSGLEASYETFLRGEKGFEFISVNSKGQLLGPLDGGRRDIPSKEGFDLNLSVDFGLQMLAESLMVNYRGALVAIDPNDGGVLALVSKPDFDPSVFSGVTSVEVWNQLNNDPDKSLFNRATMTRYPPGSTFKMLIASAALEEGIIDEHFRITCNGAYRFGNKTFKDLHVHGSMNVVEAIQHSCNVFFYQLILKIGLDNLYKYGKRFGFGQPTGFDIGEETAGILPSVEYYNRVYGKGKWTQGYLVSLGVGQGEVGVSPMQMARYAALLANGGTLLQPHAVNSIRNKRTNSFDVIDHKESSVGIDSSVMKLIREGMRRVVEAPGGTGGMARIPGIVSAGKTGTAENPHGADHAWYIGFAPFDHPKIAIAVMLENAGFGGTKAAPIAGKVMQKYIFGELPLKTISSPRAASMNDTTKHSLNTRKQ, translated from the coding sequence ATGATTAATGTAGAAGAAATTGGCGCCCCATTGCGGAAGCGGGTACTGACCATTATTATTGTTTCAGCGTTTGTATTCTTGGTACTTCGGCTTTACCAGTTGCAATTATTATATCATACAGAGTTTGGGAGGAAATCCGATGAGAACAGTGTGCGAACAATTATCAAAGAACCGGTGCGCGGGTATATGTTTGATCGCAACGGCCTGTTAGTTGTAGATGATGGTCCGGCATATTCGATCACTGTAACGCCGGCCACGTTTGATACCATGGCACTCTCTTTCTTTAGTTCGCTTCTCCAGATGGAACCATTGGTGATTCAAGAACGCCTCAATCGCGGCCGTATATATTCGCGGTTCTCTCCCGTTCGCATCAAACGGGACGTCGATTTTAAAACGCTTACGGCAGTGGAAGAGAATCTCTATCAACTCTCCGGTGTATCGTATGAAATTGAATCGAAACGCATCTATCCATTTAATGTCCGTGCGCCGCATCTGCTTGGATATTGTAAGGAAATTACCGATGCACAGCTTGCAAAAGTTGGCAGTGCATATCAACAAGGTGATATTATTGGCTCTTCCGGTTTGGAGGCAAGTTACGAAACGTTCTTACGCGGCGAAAAGGGATTTGAGTTCATCTCGGTAAATTCCAAGGGGCAATTATTAGGACCGCTTGATGGAGGACGGCGTGACATTCCTTCGAAAGAAGGATTCGATTTGAATCTGAGTGTTGACTTCGGTCTCCAGATGCTTGCCGAATCTTTGATGGTCAATTATCGGGGTGCATTGGTTGCTATCGATCCCAATGACGGTGGTGTGCTTGCGCTCGTGAGTAAACCGGATTTTGATCCATCTGTCTTCAGCGGTGTAACATCTGTTGAAGTATGGAATCAATTGAATAATGATCCAGATAAATCGCTCTTCAATCGCGCCACCATGACGCGCTACCCGCCAGGTTCTACGTTTAAAATGCTCATTGCATCAGCGGCGCTTGAAGAAGGAATTATCGACGAACATTTTCGTATCACATGCAACGGGGCGTACCGATTCGGCAATAAAACCTTCAAAGATCTCCATGTCCATGGTTCTATGAATGTTGTAGAAGCAATTCAACATTCATGCAATGTATTTTTTTATCAACTCATTCTCAAAATTGGACTTGATAATCTCTACAAATACGGCAAGCGGTTTGGGTTCGGTCAGCCAACAGGTTTTGATATCGGTGAAGAAACAGCGGGCATTCTTCCTTCTGTCGAATACTACAACCGCGTCTATGGAAAAGGAAAATGGACGCAAGGATATCTTGTAAGTCTCGGTGTCGGCCAAGGTGAAGTTGGTGTCTCGCCTATGCAGATGGCGCGCTATGCTGCTTTGTTGGCGAACGGGGGCACACTCTTACAGCCGCATGCGGTTAATTCCATTCGTAATAAACGCACCAACAGTTTCGATGTGATTGATCACAAGGAAAGTTCGGTTGGAATTGATTCGAGCGTCATGAAATTGATCCGTGAAGGCATGCGGCGTGTTGTGGAAGCGCCCGGCGGCACCGGCGGTATGGCACGCATACCGGGTATCGTTTCAGCCGGGAAGACTGGAACTGCAGAAAATCCACACGGTGCAGATCATGCCTGGTATATCGGCTTTGCGCCATTTGATCATCCAAAAATCGCTATTGCTGTGATGTTGGAAAATGCCGGATTCGGCGGAACAAAAGCAGCCCCCATTGCAGGCAAGGTGATGCAGAAGTACATCTTTGGCGAATTACCGTTGAAAACTATCAGCAGTCCGCGGGCAGCATCAATGAACGACACAACGAAACATTCACTGAACACACGAAAGCAATAG
- a CDS encoding efflux RND transporter permease subunit: protein MSLFEYVHHHAKAILFTVTVLVLSGIALTLHMPISLFPDITFPRIVILADNGEQPAERMMVEVTKPLEEVASSIPGVKLVRSITGRGSTEISIGLDWGTNVQQTLQFLQGRISNVRNTLPASASIQAEQMSVAVFPIHGYSLTSDKLSLVELRDIALYQIRPVLMKVKGVAKVEVTGGDTREFLVTVSPEKLAAYRLDIRQVADAVQKTNFISSTGIVNNNFQMYLALVSGLFKTTDDIKAVVIAVQGGVPIKVSDVAEVKPSVEDKFIRTTAHGQDAVLINIVKQPTGSTVQIGEDVTAEIANLHLPANVRFENWYDQGDFIISSILSTRDSILIGVVLAMIVVFLFLRSWRISLVMLMVVPATIASTFACLYSVGLTINIMTLGGIAAAVGLIIDDSIVVIENIFTHFSKHQPERGTVRAPGFAKTASASLSGLMPAIMGSTASTIVIHIPLAFLGGVTGAFFASLSITMVFAMLISFLFSITLAPLLAMLLVRENDIEHELERHNHPSQFAAWYEHTLRQLLKYRLLIIPVAFIILGATYILYNHIGNDFMPEMDEGTFVLDYKSPSGTSMDETNRILMNVEHILMAIPEVESYSRRSGTQLGFFLTEPNDGDFLVKLKKDRSRGIDEVIAEVREKVESSEPRLQIEFGQLMMDVIGDLTNNPSPVEIKLFGDDTPLLHATAEKVAAFIETIPGVVDVSKGIIISGPSFIVNVDAVKASIAGLNPADVRDQLETIMRGRSETQIQKGEKLVAVRVRFPDGYRTDVDKIEQVQFVNPNGVRVPLRNIATIQKTSGQAELHREGLRQLVAVTARIDGRDLGRTVEEIQQKLANELPLPKGITIEYGGVYQTQQESFRGLLLVSLAAFMLVFIVLLLEFGEFAVPFSIFIVNVLSLFGVLGALWLTGVSFNISSFVGVIMIIGIVAENAIFVLHSVKVFQAEGLHLEDALVRAGQMRARPILMTTLAAVFALLPLAIGIGAGAQMQRPLAIAIIGGFSVSSFILFFGLPVIYRLLHKAS from the coding sequence ATGAGTCTGTTTGAATACGTTCATCATCACGCGAAAGCGATTCTCTTCACTGTAACTGTGCTTGTCCTCTCCGGCATAGCGCTTACTCTGCACATGCCGATTTCGCTTTTCCCGGATATTACATTTCCCCGCATCGTCATCCTAGCAGATAATGGAGAGCAGCCCGCGGAACGGATGATGGTAGAAGTCACGAAACCTCTTGAGGAAGTGGCAAGTTCTATTCCCGGCGTGAAGCTTGTTCGTTCCATCACCGGCCGCGGTTCGACAGAAATATCCATCGGTCTGGATTGGGGAACGAACGTTCAACAAACACTGCAATTTCTTCAAGGTCGAATTTCAAATGTTCGTAATACACTTCCGGCATCTGCTTCCATACAAGCGGAACAAATGAGCGTTGCCGTTTTCCCAATTCACGGCTACAGTCTCACGTCGGATAAATTGAGCTTGGTGGAACTGCGGGATATTGCCTTGTATCAGATTCGTCCGGTTCTGATGAAAGTGAAAGGTGTCGCAAAAGTTGAAGTAACCGGCGGCGACACGCGGGAATTTCTTGTCACTGTTTCGCCGGAAAAGCTTGCTGCCTACCGCTTGGACATCCGTCAAGTTGCAGATGCAGTTCAGAAAACAAATTTTATTTCATCTACCGGAATTGTGAACAATAATTTCCAGATGTACCTTGCATTAGTTTCCGGTTTGTTTAAAACCACGGATGACATCAAAGCAGTCGTGATTGCTGTTCAAGGCGGTGTTCCGATTAAAGTATCTGATGTGGCAGAAGTGAAGCCATCGGTTGAGGATAAATTTATCCGCACGACTGCGCACGGACAAGATGCGGTGTTGATCAATATTGTGAAACAGCCAACGGGCAGCACTGTTCAAATAGGAGAAGATGTTACAGCGGAAATAGCCAACCTTCATCTTCCGGCAAATGTTCGCTTTGAGAATTGGTATGATCAAGGTGATTTCATCATCAGTTCTATACTCAGCACGCGGGATAGCATTCTCATCGGTGTTGTGCTGGCGATGATTGTCGTGTTCCTCTTCCTGCGCAGTTGGCGCATAAGCCTGGTCATGCTGATGGTTGTTCCGGCAACCATAGCGTCAACATTTGCTTGTCTCTATTCGGTCGGTTTGACGATCAACATCATGACACTCGGCGGAATTGCTGCAGCTGTTGGTCTCATCATCGATGATTCCATCGTCGTCATTGAAAATATCTTCACACATTTTTCCAAGCATCAGCCCGAACGCGGCACCGTGCGAGCGCCGGGGTTTGCCAAAACTGCATCTGCTTCATTGAGCGGCTTGATGCCGGCTATTATGGGTTCCACAGCAAGCACAATTGTCATCCACATTCCGCTGGCATTTCTCGGCGGTGTAACCGGAGCGTTCTTCGCATCACTTTCAATCACGATGGTGTTTGCGATGCTTATCTCGTTTCTCTTTTCCATAACGCTCGCTCCGCTGCTTGCAATGCTGTTAGTGAGAGAAAATGACATCGAACACGAATTAGAACGGCACAACCATCCTTCTCAGTTTGCTGCCTGGTATGAGCACACTCTACGCCAGCTTCTCAAATATCGACTCCTTATTATTCCTGTTGCATTCATTATTCTTGGTGCAACGTACATTCTTTACAATCACATTGGCAACGACTTTATGCCGGAAATGGATGAGGGGACATTTGTTTTAGATTATAAGTCGCCTTCAGGTACATCCATGGATGAAACGAACCGCATCTTGATGAATGTCGAGCATATTCTGATGGCGATTCCAGAAGTGGAATCGTACTCGCGACGGAGCGGGACGCAATTAGGTTTCTTCCTCACGGAGCCAAACGATGGAGATTTTCTTGTCAAGCTAAAAAAAGATCGCTCGCGGGGAATCGATGAAGTAATTGCTGAGGTGCGTGAGAAAGTAGAATCATCCGAGCCGCGTTTGCAGATTGAATTTGGGCAGTTGATGATGGATGTCATCGGTGATCTCACCAACAATCCTTCGCCGGTGGAAATTAAACTCTTCGGCGACGATACACCGCTGCTTCATGCCACGGCAGAAAAAGTAGCCGCGTTCATTGAAACCATACCAGGTGTCGTTGATGTGTCCAAGGGGATTATCATCTCTGGACCGTCATTCATTGTGAACGTCGATGCTGTCAAAGCATCCATTGCCGGATTGAATCCAGCGGATGTGCGCGATCAATTGGAAACGATTATGCGTGGCCGTTCGGAGACTCAAATTCAAAAAGGCGAGAAGCTGGTAGCTGTTCGCGTGCGATTTCCTGACGGTTACCGCACGGATGTGGATAAAATCGAACAAGTGCAGTTTGTCAATCCAAATGGCGTACGCGTTCCGCTTCGCAACATCGCAACAATTCAAAAAACTTCAGGACAAGCGGAATTGCACCGCGAAGGGCTGCGCCAGCTTGTGGCGGTGACGGCAAGAATCGACGGACGCGATCTGGGAAGAACGGTCGAAGAAATTCAACAAAAACTTGCTAACGAGCTTCCTCTTCCGAAGGGAATTACAATAGAATACGGCGGCGTATACCAAACACAGCAAGAATCGTTTCGTGGATTGTTGCTAGTATCGCTCGCCGCATTTATGTTGGTATTTATTGTGCTCTTACTGGAGTTCGGCGAGTTTGCCGTTCCATTCTCCATCTTCATCGTAAATGTACTTTCTCTTTTCGGCGTACTGGGGGCTCTCTGGCTTACAGGAGTCTCCTTCAACATTTCCAGCTTTGTCGGAGTTATTATGATCATCGGCATTGTTGCAGAAAATGCCATCTTTGTTTTACACAGTGTAAAAGTATTTCAAGCGGAAGGTCTTCATTTGGAGGACGCTTTGGTGCGTGCAGGACAAATGCGTGCCCGGCCGATTCTCATGACCACGCTTGCCGCTGTCTTTGCTCTTCTGCCGCTCGCGATTGGTATTGGCGCCGGTGCTCAGATGCAGAGGCCGCTCGCAATCGCTATTATCGGTGGATTTTCTGTTTCGAGTTTTATCTTGTTCTTTGGTCTTCCTGTGATTTACCGATTGCTCCATAAAGCTTCGTAA
- a CDS encoding HAD family phosphatase encodes MGQIKTLLFDLGNVLAYIDFNEFWRSLGLVRPEEIAPFADGYKSWTRQYETGFISTSEYLSGLQSVFGRRFNVKQLKQAFENIIQEPVDGMLDIVKHVSQEHRTALVSDTNEIHYRLSLKKLVVLSILQKHYLSYQLRVMKPARGFYDAIIKDQKIDPSEMLLIDDLITNVNGAQAAGMQAIKFENPAKLEKTLKDLGVLL; translated from the coding sequence ATGGGGCAAATAAAAACACTGTTATTTGATCTTGGAAACGTGCTCGCTTATATCGATTTTAATGAATTCTGGCGCTCACTCGGACTTGTGCGTCCAGAAGAAATTGCTCCGTTTGCAGATGGATATAAATCGTGGACACGCCAGTATGAAACAGGGTTTATTTCAACAAGCGAATATTTGTCTGGACTTCAATCTGTTTTCGGACGACGTTTTAATGTTAAACAACTAAAACAGGCATTTGAGAATATTATACAAGAACCTGTTGATGGAATGTTAGATATCGTGAAGCATGTATCTCAAGAACACCGAACAGCCTTAGTAAGCGATACTAATGAAATTCATTACAGACTCAGTCTCAAAAAATTAGTGGTGCTCAGCATTCTTCAGAAACATTATCTCTCATACCAATTACGCGTTATGAAACCGGCTCGTGGATTTTACGACGCAATCATTAAAGACCAAAAAATCGATCCCTCTGAAATGCTTCTCATCGATGATCTTATCACAAATGTAAATGGTGCTCAAGCAGCAGGAATGCAAGCAATAAAGTTTGAAAACCCAGCGAAGTTAGAAAAGACGTTGAAAGATCTTGGTGTTCTTTTATGA
- the msrA gene encoding peptide-methionine (S)-S-oxide reductase MsrA, whose protein sequence is MKMKFVSLLISVLVISSCAKTDFKNMNTGLLPENGQGLETATFAGGCFWCVETAFEDLDGVKKVVSGYSGGHVKDPTYEEVCTGTTGHLESVQIVFDPQLISYSELVDIFWKQIDPTDAGGSFVDRGSQYLSAIFYHNDAQKNIAESSKTELDTSGIFDKPIATKIIQFTSFYPAEDYHQQYCKKNPVRYYSYRSASGRDQFIKAAWGDIGLSKYKKPAKEDLKKKLTDMQYEVTAQCGTEPAFNNAYWNNKKVGIYVDVVSGEPLFSSTDKFDSGTGWPSFTKPIDSRYIVKKKDSTAYMERIEVRSKSGDSHLGHVFDDGPTPTHLRYCINSASLKFIPKEDMEKEGYGYLLWIFK, encoded by the coding sequence ATGAAGATGAAGTTTGTATCATTACTGATAAGCGTTCTCGTCATTTCAAGTTGTGCAAAAACGGACTTTAAAAATATGAATACAGGATTATTACCGGAAAATGGACAAGGATTGGAAACTGCAACTTTTGCAGGCGGATGTTTTTGGTGTGTGGAGACAGCGTTTGAAGATTTAGATGGCGTTAAGAAAGTTGTGTCCGGTTATTCGGGCGGACATGTGAAGGATCCTACGTATGAGGAAGTCTGCACTGGAACAACAGGCCACCTTGAGTCTGTTCAGATTGTGTTTGATCCGCAGCTTATCAGTTATTCTGAACTGGTTGACATATTCTGGAAACAAATCGATCCTACAGATGCGGGTGGTTCTTTTGTCGATAGAGGATCGCAATACCTCTCAGCTATTTTCTATCACAACGATGCACAAAAAAATATTGCCGAATCATCAAAAACTGAACTGGACACATCCGGGATATTTGATAAACCTATAGCTACGAAAATTATTCAATTCACCTCATTTTATCCTGCCGAAGATTACCACCAGCAGTATTGTAAAAAGAATCCAGTTCGATATTACAGTTATCGAAGCGCATCAGGCAGAGATCAATTTATCAAAGCAGCCTGGGGAGATATAGGATTATCGAAATACAAAAAGCCAGCGAAAGAAGATCTGAAGAAAAAACTCACAGACATGCAATATGAAGTAACGGCTCAATGTGGGACTGAACCGGCTTTTAATAACGCTTATTGGAACAATAAAAAGGTTGGCATTTATGTAGATGTCGTTTCCGGCGAACCATTATTTAGCTCGACAGATAAGTTTGACTCGGGCACAGGGTGGCCAAGTTTTACTAAACCGATTGATTCGCGATACATCGTGAAGAAGAAAGATTCGACTGCATATATGGAACGAATTGAAGTACGAAGTAAATCAGGCGATTCACATTTGGGACATGTCTTCGATGATGGACCCACTCCAACGCACTTGCGATATTGTATCAATTCTGCATCGCTGAAATTCATTCCAAAAGAAGACATGGAAAAAGAGGGCTACGGATATCTACTGTGGATATTCAAGTAA
- the mreD gene encoding rod shape-determining protein MreD, with translation MQPYIRSALIVLGLLLLQTTFLPFIALGGYLPDLFIFYLVYIALRRGQIEATISGFIIGLLQDILTTQFFGLAALSKTIAGFVAGYFFNENTAEQTLGSYRYVLLVALCSVVHNLLYFIFFFQGSNDSVLFSTIEYTMGTTLYTCVISVLPMFFFSRKYNTPWAQ, from the coding sequence ATGCAACCTTACATACGTTCTGCCCTTATCGTTCTCGGATTGTTGCTGCTCCAAACCACATTTCTCCCCTTCATTGCGCTTGGCGGATATCTTCCCGATCTCTTCATATTCTATCTGGTGTATATTGCGCTGCGGCGCGGACAAATTGAAGCAACCATCAGTGGATTCATCATCGGATTACTGCAGGATATACTCACAACACAGTTTTTTGGCTTGGCGGCACTTTCTAAAACTATTGCCGGATTCGTTGCAGGATATTTTTTTAATGAAAACACAGCAGAACAAACTCTTGGTTCGTACCGATATGTGTTGCTGGTTGCACTTTGTTCCGTTGTTCATAATCTTCTCTACTTCATATTTTTTTTCCAAGGGAGCAACGACTCTGTATTGTTTTCTACGATTGAATATACCATGGGAACGACTCTCTATACGTGCGTCATCAGCGTCCTGCCGATGTTTTTCTTTTCCAGAAAATATAACACTCCTTGGGCACAATGA